In Verrucomicrobiota bacterium JB022, a single genomic region encodes these proteins:
- the pspB gene encoding envelope stress response membrane protein PspB: MAAFIPVIVVFIVIGLPVICFTLVMLAKMNRRDGRSSATSEEAALLQEMHDSLNRLEKRIEALETITTDRTPRSTPPPIR, translated from the coding sequence ATGGCTGCATTCATTCCCGTTATAGTAGTCTTCATCGTCATCGGGCTGCCCGTCATCTGCTTCACGCTGGTCATGCTCGCCAAGATGAACCGACGCGACGGCCGCTCTTCCGCCACCAGTGAAGAAGCGGCCCTGCTGCAAGAAATGCACGACAGCCTCAACCGCCTCGAAAAGCGCATCGAAGCGCTCGAAACCATCACCACCGACCGCACACCGCGGTCCACCCCTCCCCCTATTCGATGA
- a CDS encoding YhbY family RNA-binding protein, with protein MSNEPLSSSDRSRLRGLAQALKPAVTIGKAGLTPPVIKELEFNLERHELIKVRLPELERDQRAELLHQLCDTVGATLCGAVGHTASIYRYSKSAEQHVM; from the coding sequence ATGTCCAACGAACCCCTTTCTTCCTCCGACCGCAGCCGCCTCCGTGGCCTGGCTCAGGCACTCAAGCCGGCCGTCACCATCGGCAAGGCCGGTCTCACGCCTCCCGTGATCAAGGAGCTTGAATTCAACCTGGAGCGCCATGAGCTGATCAAGGTGCGCCTGCCCGAGCTGGAGCGCGACCAGCGCGCCGAACTGCTCCACCAGCTCTGCGACACCGTCGGCGCCACCCTCTGCGGAGCGGTAGGCCACACCGCCAGCATCTACCGCTACAGCAAGAGCGCCGAACAGCACGTGATGTAG
- the pspF gene encoding phage shock protein operon transcriptional activator: MASPADSTPRDALGESEAFVAFQERLSRVARVDRPVLLIGERGTGKELAVRRLHYLSTRWQQPLVALNCAALSPSVLESELFGHEAGSFTGASRRRLGRFEQAEGGTLFLDEIGLLPMPVQEKILRVVEYGQFERVGSSETIQTDVRVVGATNADLPALADEGKFKRDLLDRLSFDVLFLPPLRERRDDIMLLAHSFANRMAQELGRRGVWEFTDDAVATLLQYPWPGNIRQLKNVVERAVYQSPDPKIEAAEIVFDPFSPEQQASQRVRELEPSAVESPAPSVVKPTTVDRRPLNDRVRELEVEALQRALAECQYHQRKAADQLGLSYHQFRGLYRKYQDELKSEG; encoded by the coding sequence ATGGCATCTCCCGCCGATTCCACTCCGCGCGACGCTCTGGGCGAATCCGAAGCCTTCGTTGCCTTCCAGGAGCGCCTTTCGCGTGTCGCCAGGGTCGACCGGCCCGTCCTCTTGATCGGCGAACGCGGCACGGGCAAAGAGCTTGCGGTGCGCCGCCTGCACTACCTCTCCACGCGGTGGCAACAGCCGCTGGTGGCGCTCAACTGCGCGGCCCTGTCTCCCAGTGTGCTTGAGAGCGAGCTGTTTGGCCACGAAGCGGGCTCGTTTACCGGTGCCTCGCGTCGCCGGCTGGGCCGCTTCGAGCAGGCGGAGGGCGGCACGCTCTTTCTCGATGAGATCGGCCTCCTGCCCATGCCGGTGCAGGAGAAGATCCTGCGCGTAGTCGAATACGGGCAGTTCGAGCGGGTGGGCAGCAGTGAGACGATTCAGACCGATGTGCGCGTGGTCGGCGCGACCAATGCCGACCTGCCGGCGCTGGCCGACGAGGGCAAATTCAAGCGCGACTTGCTCGACCGCCTGAGCTTCGACGTGCTCTTCCTGCCGCCCCTGCGCGAGCGGCGCGACGATATCATGCTGCTGGCCCACTCCTTTGCCAACCGTATGGCGCAGGAGCTGGGGAGGCGCGGCGTCTGGGAGTTTACCGACGACGCGGTGGCGACGTTGCTCCAATACCCCTGGCCCGGCAATATTCGCCAGCTCAAGAATGTGGTCGAGCGCGCGGTGTATCAAAGCCCCGACCCAAAAATTGAGGCGGCTGAAATCGTCTTCGATCCCTTCTCGCCCGAGCAGCAGGCCTCCCAGCGCGTGCGCGAGCTGGAGCCGTCAGCGGTTGAAAGCCCGGCCCCGTCGGTCGTGAAACCGACGACGGTCGACCGTCGCCCGCTCAACGACCGGGTGCGGGAACTGGAAGTCGAGGCCCTGCAACGTGCCTTGGCCGAGTGCCAATACCACCAGCGCAAAGCCGCCGACCAGTTGGGCCTCAGCTACCACCAGTTTCGCGGGCTCTACCGCAAATATCAGGATGAGCTGAAAAGCGAAGGGTAG
- the pspA gene encoding phage shock protein PspA — protein MSIFSRFQDIIRANLNSMLEKAEDPEKLIKLMIQEMEDTLVDLKASCAGAMAQQAQVMRLRNQAQERAERWAEKATLALDKGREDLAREALVEKRTFQAEADNREAEVSNFDEIIAKYREDINQLEEKLESARNKHRVLIQRAFQAKRRQDAQTKIRYADSSDAVARFDHFENRIERLEAENELINPKRTRSLDDEFAKLEHDDAIEQELQALKAKKAGNPSSEA, from the coding sequence ATGAGCATCTTTTCCCGCTTCCAAGACATCATCCGCGCCAACCTCAACTCCATGCTGGAGAAGGCCGAAGACCCCGAAAAGCTCATCAAGCTGATGATCCAGGAGATGGAGGACACCCTCGTCGACCTGAAGGCATCCTGCGCCGGAGCCATGGCCCAGCAGGCCCAGGTGATGCGCCTGCGCAACCAGGCCCAGGAGCGTGCTGAGCGTTGGGCCGAGAAGGCGACCCTCGCCCTCGACAAGGGTCGCGAAGACCTCGCCCGCGAGGCGCTGGTCGAAAAGCGCACTTTCCAGGCCGAGGCCGACAACCGCGAGGCCGAGGTGAGCAACTTCGACGAGATCATCGCCAAATACCGCGAAGACATCAATCAGCTGGAAGAGAAGCTGGAATCCGCCCGCAACAAGCATCGCGTGCTGATCCAGCGCGCCTTCCAGGCCAAGCGCCGCCAGGATGCGCAGACGAAGATCCGTTACGCCGATTCGAGCGATGCCGTGGCCCGCTTCGACCACTTCGAAAACCGCATCGAGCGCCTCGAGGCCGAAAACGAGCTGATCAACCCGAAGCGCACGCGCTCCCTCGACGACGAGTTCGCCAAGCTGGAGCACGACGACGCGATCGAGCAGGAGCTGCAGGCCCTGAAGGCCAAGAAGGCGGGAAACCCGTCGAGCGAGGCGTAA
- a CDS encoding sugar O-acetyltransferase: MNLQYDRMISGNHYLAEDAELNFRRAQARDRLERFNACSKADQYKRRQLLEELLQQDASAIEAENPFYCSYGYHIRFQGSAFLNFNVTMLDEAPITIGARFQAGPNAQLITVGHPIDAEQRAAGWEIAKPIVIGNDVWMGAGAIVLCGVTIGDRVVIGAGSVVTHDIPSDCVVVGTPARILRHLTPPGAAPVTNPPLTA; encoded by the coding sequence ATGAACTTACAATATGACCGGATGATTTCCGGTAACCACTACCTGGCGGAAGACGCTGAACTGAACTTCCGCCGGGCTCAGGCTCGAGATCGCCTGGAGCGTTTCAACGCTTGCTCCAAGGCCGATCAATACAAACGTCGTCAACTGCTCGAAGAACTGCTGCAACAGGACGCGTCCGCCATCGAAGCGGAGAACCCCTTTTACTGCAGCTACGGCTACCACATTCGCTTTCAGGGCTCTGCCTTCCTGAACTTCAATGTGACGATGCTGGACGAAGCCCCGATCACCATCGGTGCGCGCTTCCAGGCCGGCCCCAATGCGCAGTTGATCACGGTAGGCCACCCGATCGATGCCGAGCAACGCGCTGCCGGCTGGGAAATCGCCAAGCCCATCGTGATTGGTAATGACGTCTGGATGGGTGCCGGTGCCATCGTGCTCTGCGGTGTGACCATTGGCGACCGCGTCGTAATCGGCGCTGGCTCCGTGGTAACGCACGACATCCCCAGCGACTGCGTGGTGGTCGGTACGCCCGCCCGCATCCTGCGCCACTTGACGCCTCCCGGCGCCGCTCCGGTGACCAACCCTCCCCTGACGGCTTAA
- a CDS encoding cupin domain-containing protein, protein MESLTPSPQVKPYLIRPQGNFPGNERLPLLHYQGLFPEGGEQIADAIEERVGLHHWGNCWRWGIYDFHHYHSRAHEALVCYQGQARVQFGGPEGPVVEFKTGDAVVIPAGVAHCLLESEGDFEVVGCYPPGQKQDMKRDNPDDLAEANESIPQVPAPKTDPLYGTHGPLLQFWQLQEGHADGPEA, encoded by the coding sequence ATGGAATCGCTTACTCCGTCTCCCCAGGTCAAACCGTATCTGATTCGCCCGCAGGGTAACTTCCCCGGTAACGAGCGCCTGCCGCTCTTGCACTACCAGGGCCTCTTTCCGGAGGGAGGGGAGCAGATAGCCGATGCCATCGAGGAGCGCGTGGGCCTCCACCACTGGGGCAACTGTTGGCGCTGGGGCATCTACGATTTTCACCACTATCACAGTCGCGCCCACGAGGCCCTCGTCTGCTACCAAGGGCAAGCCCGCGTCCAGTTTGGCGGGCCGGAAGGCCCGGTGGTGGAATTCAAAACCGGCGATGCGGTCGTGATCCCGGCCGGCGTCGCGCATTGTCTGTTGGAGAGCGAGGGCGACTTCGAGGTCGTGGGCTGTTATCCGCCTGGCCAGAAGCAGGACATGAAGCGCGACAACCCTGACGACTTGGCGGAGGCGAACGAAAGCATCCCCCAAGTCCCCGCCCCCAAGACCGATCCGCTCTACGGCACCCACGGCCCGCTGCTCCAATTCTGGCAACTGCAGGAAGGTCACGCCGATGGACCGGAGGCCTGA
- a CDS encoding PspC domain-containing protein: MNRCKFSRNFKRTYGDRAHRNRSESTGPLYRARDGMIFGVCKGLANRAELNVFWVRLLFVVGLLMTGIWPMLIIYLLAAIFMRPEPMIEPQDDEARDFYNSYATDRTWAMRRLRNKLRDLESRTTSLEGRVVDREYSWEQRLRSGQ; this comes from the coding sequence ATGAACCGCTGCAAATTTTCCCGCAACTTCAAGCGCACCTACGGAGACCGCGCCCATCGCAACCGCTCCGAGTCGACCGGCCCGCTCTACCGCGCCCGCGACGGCATGATCTTCGGCGTCTGCAAAGGTCTCGCCAATCGCGCAGAGCTCAACGTCTTCTGGGTCCGCCTGCTCTTCGTGGTGGGCCTCCTGATGACGGGGATCTGGCCGATGCTGATCATCTACCTCCTCGCCGCTATCTTTATGCGCCCCGAACCGATGATCGAGCCCCAGGACGACGAGGCTCGGGACTTTTACAACAGCTACGCGACCGACCGCACCTGGGCCATGCGTCGCCTCCGCAACAAGCTGCGCGATCTCGAAAGCCGCACGACCAGCCTCGAAGGCCGCGTCGTCGACCGCGAATACTCCTGGGAGCAGCGCCTGCGCTCCGGCCAGTAG